From a region of the Streptomyces sp. NBC_00193 genome:
- a CDS encoding protein kinase, protein MGDDMFAPGGYVADGRYRIDGVLGSGGMAAVHRAWDTSLSRPVAIKTLLVRPEADSEAATRFQREARAMAGLSHPHVVTVFDTGAEPQADGPPVPYFVMELVTGPSLAAWLRERGALPVAEAVRIADQVLAALQASHARGMVHRDIKPANVLLSEDGTAKVADFGIVRAGAGAADGTALTGTGFTIGTPEYMSPEQIQGLAEIDGRSDLYAVGLLLFEMLTGLRPFAGANRLTIGYHHVHEPPPTLAAAGLPGQPRLEGVLTAALAKLPEHRPRDAATMRTALTAATVPHPATELVRPATEPAHPAPLAETLTAVAAAPQLLGALAPPPRPAFAPTATATAWQPPGRPRRWRLRLRLRTPRSLWARALFLLVALLLALLHLGEASSLNSSPSPTVFLLVGIPGLLCTFYGRSRSRKGTSTGCLYMLYDTLTGVVLVGHGIAVLFALAMLGGVA, encoded by the coding sequence ATGGGGGATGACATGTTCGCGCCGGGCGGGTACGTGGCCGACGGGCGCTACCGCATCGACGGAGTACTCGGGAGCGGGGGCATGGCCGCGGTCCACCGGGCCTGGGACACCTCGTTGTCCCGGCCCGTCGCGATCAAGACCCTGCTGGTGCGCCCGGAGGCGGACAGCGAGGCCGCGACCCGCTTCCAGCGCGAGGCCCGGGCCATGGCAGGGCTTTCGCACCCGCACGTGGTCACCGTCTTCGACACCGGCGCGGAGCCGCAGGCGGACGGGCCGCCCGTACCGTACTTCGTCATGGAACTGGTGACGGGGCCGTCCCTCGCCGCCTGGCTCCGCGAGCGGGGTGCGTTACCCGTCGCCGAGGCCGTCCGGATCGCCGACCAGGTGCTGGCGGCGCTGCAGGCCAGCCACGCCCGCGGGATGGTCCACCGGGACATCAAGCCCGCGAACGTCCTGCTCTCCGAGGACGGCACCGCGAAGGTCGCCGATTTCGGGATCGTCCGGGCGGGCGCGGGCGCGGCCGACGGCACCGCCCTGACCGGCACCGGCTTCACCATCGGCACACCGGAGTACATGTCTCCCGAGCAGATCCAAGGGCTGGCGGAGATCGACGGCCGGTCGGACCTGTACGCCGTCGGGCTGCTGCTGTTCGAGATGCTGACCGGCCTCCGGCCGTTCGCCGGGGCGAACCGGCTGACGATCGGCTACCACCACGTGCACGAGCCCCCGCCGACGCTCGCGGCCGCAGGCCTGCCGGGCCAGCCCCGCCTGGAGGGCGTACTCACCGCCGCCCTGGCCAAGCTGCCCGAACACCGCCCCCGTGACGCCGCCACGATGCGCACCGCCCTCACGGCGGCGACCGTACCCCACCCGGCCACGGAACTCGTCCGCCCGGCCACGGAACCCGCCCACCCGGCCCCACTTGCCGAGACCCTGACCGCGGTGGCCGCCGCCCCGCAGCTCCTCGGCGCCCTCGCGCCCCCGCCCCGGCCCGCGTTCGCGCCCACCGCGACGGCGACCGCCTGGCAGCCGCCGGGCCGCCCCCGCCGATGGCGCCTGCGCTTGCGCCTGCGGACACCCCGCTCTCTCTGGGCCAGGGCCCTGTTCCTCCTGGTCGCACTGCTGCTGGCCCTGCTGCACCTCGGGGAAGCGAGCTCGCTGAACTCGTCGCCCAGCCCGACCGTGTTCCTCCTCGTCGGCATACCAGGGCTGCTCTGCACGTTCTACGGCCGGTCCCGCTCCCGGAAAGGGACCTCCACCGGCTGCTTGTACATGCTGTACGACACCCTCACCGGAGTCGTCCTGGTCGGGCACGGCATCGCGGTGCTGTTCGCCCTGGCCATGCTCGGCGGGGTGGCATGA
- a CDS encoding PQQ-binding-like beta-propeller repeat protein, with protein MTRRDFDELPGPDQQPRAVQPGYGSVYRTPQPGSGPAPGNPYAQPPVQAADFVRPPRRGLRGRTGVLVGALAAALLALGGGSYILLRGGSGDAGDAAAPAASASVDQGDGQGPGGPPFVFDPNAGIKQGEGRVWLVSNRTDVPGSGTSQHGPWRVGDAVVKAMFKEVTAYTATDGKEKWKLPLATPLCGVPESPAPNGKIVVGVREKDSTTSQCTHLQQVDLATGQAGWKLEIPKEKAFDQALELRLAISGDTVAVARSGVVSGFSVTDGHKLFGTPSTGCTPATVGGAAARLMLVRDCFGQNTADRQSVIEEIDPATGAAKWSHPYPKGSNLGQILSVDPLVVSTYDTKEKVWNITAFAADGKVRSQTNAAFGVGKRCNGWGSGSGDLHDCNAAVADADTLYIAGGTPDATYPLDVAKPDEVIAVDLNTGQVKWRTKGPGGRVMFPLAIEEGKVVVYVDTDKGLSAAMAAIPTGGGRPRIFLQSPKIARGPESAFYTSSVRLSWAGGRVFLLNGSVHSPEPRKVDHSLLSFGK; from the coding sequence ATGACCCGTCGCGACTTCGACGAACTGCCGGGCCCTGACCAGCAACCACGGGCGGTCCAGCCGGGCTACGGCTCGGTCTACCGGACGCCACAGCCCGGATCGGGGCCCGCGCCGGGGAATCCCTACGCGCAACCGCCGGTGCAGGCAGCGGACTTCGTACGCCCGCCCCGCCGCGGCCTGCGGGGGAGGACCGGCGTGCTGGTGGGGGCCCTGGCCGCGGCCCTGCTCGCCCTCGGCGGCGGCTCGTACATCCTCCTGCGCGGCGGCTCGGGCGACGCCGGGGACGCGGCAGCCCCCGCGGCGTCCGCGTCCGTGGACCAGGGAGACGGCCAGGGCCCCGGCGGCCCTCCGTTCGTCTTCGACCCCAACGCCGGAATCAAGCAGGGCGAGGGCCGGGTCTGGCTGGTGTCGAACCGGACCGATGTGCCCGGCTCCGGTACCTCGCAGCACGGCCCCTGGCGCGTGGGGGACGCCGTGGTCAAGGCGATGTTCAAGGAGGTCACCGCCTACACCGCGACCGACGGCAAGGAGAAGTGGAAGCTTCCCCTCGCCACGCCGCTGTGCGGGGTCCCGGAGAGTCCCGCCCCGAACGGGAAGATCGTCGTGGGGGTCCGCGAGAAGGACAGCACGACCTCCCAGTGCACCCACCTCCAGCAGGTCGACCTCGCCACGGGCCAGGCGGGCTGGAAGCTGGAGATACCGAAGGAGAAGGCCTTCGACCAGGCTCTGGAGCTGCGGCTGGCCATCTCGGGGGACACCGTCGCGGTGGCGCGTTCCGGGGTCGTGAGCGGTTTCTCGGTCACCGACGGGCACAAGCTCTTCGGTACGCCGAGCACCGGCTGCACCCCCGCGACCGTCGGCGGCGCCGCCGCCAGGCTGATGCTCGTACGCGACTGCTTCGGCCAGAACACGGCCGACCGGCAGTCGGTGATCGAGGAGATCGACCCGGCGACCGGCGCCGCCAAGTGGAGCCACCCGTACCCGAAGGGCTCGAACCTCGGCCAGATCCTGTCCGTGGACCCGCTCGTCGTCAGCACCTACGACACGAAGGAGAAGGTCTGGAACATCACGGCCTTCGCCGCCGACGGCAAGGTCCGCTCGCAGACCAATGCCGCCTTCGGGGTCGGCAAGCGGTGCAACGGCTGGGGCAGCGGCAGCGGCGACCTGCACGACTGCAATGCGGCGGTGGCCGACGCGGACACCCTCTACATCGCGGGCGGCACACCCGACGCCACGTACCCGCTGGACGTCGCCAAGCCCGACGAGGTGATCGCGGTCGACCTCAACACCGGTCAGGTGAAGTGGCGCACGAAGGGCCCCGGCGGCCGCGTCATGTTCCCGCTGGCCATCGAGGAGGGGAAGGTCGTCGTCTACGTCGACACGGACAAGGGCCTGTCCGCGGCGATGGCCGCCATCCCGACGGGCGGAGGCCGGCCCCGGATATTCCTTCAGAGCCCGAAGATCGCCCGGGGGCCCGAATCCGCCTTCTACACCTCCAGCGTCCGGCTGTCCTGGGCCGGGGGACGCGTCTTCCTGCTCAACGGGTCCGTACACAGCCCGGAGCCGAGGAAGGTGGACCACTCCCTGCTGTCCTTCGGGAAGTAG